Proteins from a genomic interval of Thermoanaerobacterium thermosaccharolyticum DSM 571:
- a CDS encoding DUF1385 domain-containing protein, whose product MKKTDIGGQAVIEGVMMRGHNSIATAVRCGNDIIVKKDMVKPLTRKYKILSVPFIRGTVALIDSLIIGIKTLTYSAELVEGESEEEPTKFELFLKKVFGDKLDDVIMYFSVALSLAISVIIFFIGPTYVAGFLKRYTENTFLINLFEGVLRVAIFIAYLVLISHMEDIRRVFEYHGAEHKTIHCFEHEEELTVENARKYTTLHPRCGTNFLFIVMIVSIIVFSFLKWPTLYIRIISRILLLPAVAGISYEVIKVAGHSDNKIIAALVYPGLLLQKLTTKEPDDSQLEVAIASLKSVLEDEGGKAFEDI is encoded by the coding sequence ATGAAAAAAACTGATATAGGCGGTCAAGCAGTAATAGAAGGTGTGATGATGAGAGGTCATAACAGCATTGCGACGGCTGTGAGATGTGGAAATGACATAATTGTAAAAAAAGACATGGTAAAGCCTTTGACAAGAAAATACAAGATTTTATCTGTACCGTTTATAAGAGGTACGGTGGCACTTATAGATTCTTTAATTATAGGAATCAAAACCTTAACTTACTCTGCAGAATTAGTAGAAGGTGAAAGTGAAGAAGAGCCAACTAAGTTTGAACTTTTTTTAAAAAAGGTTTTTGGCGATAAACTTGATGACGTAATCATGTATTTTTCTGTGGCTTTATCGCTAGCCATATCTGTAATCATATTTTTTATTGGTCCAACATATGTTGCAGGATTTTTAAAGAGATATACTGAAAATACGTTTTTGATAAATTTATTCGAAGGTGTATTGAGAGTTGCCATATTTATTGCATATCTTGTACTTATATCCCACATGGAAGACATAAGAAGAGTTTTTGAATACCACGGTGCAGAGCACAAGACAATACATTGTTTTGAGCATGAAGAGGAACTTACTGTCGAAAATGCCAGAAAGTATACGACACTTCATCCCAGATGTGGCACTAACTTTTTGTTTATAGTTATGATAGTTTCAATTATTGTATTTTCATTTTTAAAGTGGCCTACACTTTATATAAGGATAATATCTAGAATACTTTTACTACCTGCTGTTGCTGGTATATCATATGAAGTTATAAAGGTAGCAGGACACAGTGACAACAAAATTATTGCAGCATTAGTATATCCTGGTTTACTTCTCCAGAAACTCACGACGAAAGAGCCAGATGACAGCCAGTTGGAGGTTGCAATTGCATCTTTAAAAAGCGTCCTTGAAGATGAAGGAGGAAAGGCATTTGAAGATATTTGA
- a CDS encoding thymidine kinase translates to MYGPKDHGYIEVITGPMFSGKSEELIRRIKRAKIAKQKVQVFKPAIDDRYSIDKVVSHNGDNMHAIAIVKASEILTYAEEDTDVFAIDEVQFLDYEIVDIVKEIADSGKRVICAGLDMDFRGEPFGPTPELMAIAEFVDKLTAICMKCGNPATRTQRLINGKPANYDDPIIMVGAKESYEARCRKCHEVPRT, encoded by the coding sequence ATTTACGGTCCTAAAGACCATGGATACATAGAGGTTATTACAGGCCCAATGTTCAGCGGAAAAAGCGAAGAACTGATTCGAAGGATAAAAAGAGCTAAGATTGCTAAACAAAAAGTCCAAGTCTTTAAACCTGCCATAGATGACAGGTATTCCATAGATAAAGTTGTTTCACATAATGGCGATAATATGCATGCTATAGCCATAGTAAAGGCATCTGAAATACTAACTTATGCGGAAGAAGATACGGATGTATTTGCGATAGATGAAGTTCAATTTTTAGATTACGAAATAGTTGACATTGTAAAGGAAATAGCAGACAGCGGCAAGAGGGTAATCTGTGCCGGACTTGATATGGATTTTCGCGGCGAGCCTTTTGGACCAACACCAGAATTAATGGCTATTGCAGAATTTGTTGACAAGCTTACCGCAATATGCATGAAGTGTGGCAATCCGGCTACCCGCACTCAGAGGCTTATAAATGGGAAACCGGCAAATTACGATGATCCCATAATAATGGTTGGAGCGAAGGAATCATACGAAGCAAGGTGCAGGAAGTGTCATGAAGTTCCTCGTACGTAG